One Rhodoferax sp. GW822-FHT02A01 genomic window, GATACGGTCCACATCCTCCAGGCCCATGCCTTGCGTAGGCTCATCGAGCAGCATCAGCTCGGGGTCCATGGCCAATGTGGTGGCAATCTCCAGCGCACGCTTGCGACCATAGGAGAGTTCAACGGTGAGCGTGTCTGCATAGGGTTCCAGATCAACAGCATTCAACAGCTCCATGGCCTGGTCGTTAAGCCCGTGCAGCGAGCTCTCCGGCTTCCAGAAATGAAAGGACGTCCCCAGCTTGCGCTGCAGTGCCACCCGCACGTTCTCAAGCACGCTCAGGTGCGGAAACACGGCCGAAATCTGAAAGGAGCGGATGATGCCGCGGCGCGCAATCTGCGCCGGCGCATCTTGCGTGATGTCCTGCCCGTTGAACAGAATCACGCCCGATGTGGGTTTGATGAACTTGGTCAGCAAGTTGAAGCAAGTGGTCTTGCCCGCGCCATTGGGCCCGATCAGCGCATGGATGCTGCCGCGGCGCACCGACAGGTCCACCTTGTCCACGGCCACGAAGCCTTTGAACTCCTTGCTGAGCTTTTGCGTCTGGAGAATGCAGTCTGTCGTCATGCGGCGTATGGTGCCGACGAAACTTTTTTCCCCGCCTAGGACAAACCCGATAGCTTTCGCAAGCGTCAGAAAACCGTCAGACAGTCTTTCTGCCGTGCCAAAACAGGGGCGGCTTCAGTTCCGGCGCGACAGCAGCACGCTTTCGGCCAAAGCAAAGTCCTGCGGATAAGTGACCTTGAAATTTTGCGCTGAGCCGTGTACCAGCAAAGGGCTTTGGCCCATGGCTTCCATGGCGCTGGA contains:
- a CDS encoding ABC transporter ATP-binding protein; amino-acid sequence: MTTDCILQTQKLSKEFKGFVAVDKVDLSVRRGSIHALIGPNGAGKTTCFNLLTKFIKPTSGVILFNGQDITQDAPAQIARRGIIRSFQISAVFPHLSVLENVRVALQRKLGTSFHFWKPESSLHGLNDQAMELLNAVDLEPYADTLTVELSYGRKRALEIATTLAMDPELMLLDEPTQGMGLEDVDRIRQLIKKVSTNRTILMVEHNMSVVSSIADTITVLQRGATLAEGPYAEVSKNPAVIEAYMGSANTELVGAH